Proteins encoded together in one Microplitis mediator isolate UGA2020A chromosome 7, iyMicMedi2.1, whole genome shotgun sequence window:
- the LOC130672126 gene encoding guanine nucleotide-binding protein-like 3 homolog has product MAKFCLKKQSKRISARKRYKIEKKVREHNRKVRKDEKKHPKKKPKLTQIPNQCPFKEDILKEVEALNKQNEEQKKKRREEMIALKREKLTGGLESLVVNAAEKQNEHESSLNIKIDNLLFPTTREENSLKTYYKEFKKVLNSADVILEIVDARDPLGTRCKQVEEAVNLSKGSKKLVLVLNKADLVPRENLDQWLKYFRARLPAIAFKASTQDQSKKLCHKKLGLKKETMIQSGSCYGAELLLNLLGNYCRSFNKMKKSITVGIVGLPNVGKSSVINSLKRNKVCNVGNTPGITKSMQVIQLDSKVKLLDSPGIVFAEFYQNEEDNCSVALKNAIKIQSLKDPITPATLILKRIPKQQIMELYDIGDFSTPDEFFAMKAQRMGMLKKKGIPDPVSAARSLINDWNSGKIRYYTMPPEIPYESVEIVKQAGDEFDITLFEKEEKMMLDTLGQMSEDTKLASIDAVSIKSTVPVRTACNLEKKVIKLQEANKKKETNRGSTKSTVNVQKNKSDEDSESVGNQKLNKLKKIHFKKQKKERIKQEKKTTQLVDQLENFTMGNDADDYNFDIDFNMGQ; this is encoded by the exons ATGGCTAAATTTTGTCTCA aaaaacaAAGTAAACGAATATCGGCTCGTAAAAGAtataaaatcgaaaaaaaagtacgGGAGCATAATAGGAAAGTTCgtaaggatgaaaaaaaacacCCTAAAA aaaagcCGAAATTAACTCAAATACCCAATCAGTGCCCTTTCAAAGAAGACATTCTCAAAGAAGTTGAAGCTCTGAACAAGCAAAatgaggaacaaaaaaaaaaacgacggGAAGAAATGATTGCTTTAAAACGTGAAAAATTAACGGGAGGTCTGGAAAGTCTTGTAGTAAATGCAGCAGAAAAACAAAACGAACATGAATcgtctttaaatattaaaatagacaatttattatttccaaCTACTAGAGAAGAAAATTCGTTGAAAACTTACTACaaggaatttaaaaaagttttaaattcagCTGATGTCATTTTAGAGATTGTTGATGCAAGAGATCCTCTAGGAACTCGATGTAAACAAGTAGAAGAAGCGGTAAATTTGTCAAAGGGCAGTAAAAAATTAGTGTTGGTTCTTAACAAAGCAGATCTTGTGCCTAGAGAAAATCTAGATCAATGGCTAAAGTATTTTCGGGCAAGATTACCCGCTATTGCGTTTAAAGCATCAACTCAGGaccaatcaaaaaaattgtgtcATAAGAAATTAGGACTTAAAAAAGAAACTATGATACAGAGTGGCTCGTGTTATGGTGCCGAATTGTTGCTTAATTTATTAGGAAATTACTGCCGAagctttaataaaatgaagaaAAGTATCACTGTGGGTATTGTTGGTTTACCCaatgttggaaaatcaagtgttataaattcattgaaaagGAATAAAGTATGTAATGTTGGTAACACTCCCGGAATTACCAAATCTATGCAAGTAATACAATTAGATTCGAAAGTTAAATTACTCGATTCGCCGGGTATAGTATTCGctgaattttatcaaaatgagGAGGATAATTGTTCAGTTGCACTTAAAAACGCTATCAAAATACAATCGTTAAAAGATCCAATTACACCAGCTACTTTGATATTAAAACGTATACCGAAACAACAAATAATGGAACTTTATGATATAGGTGATTTTTCTACACCTGATGAATTTTTTGCAATGAAAGCTCAGCGAATGGGTATGTTGAAGAAAAAAGGGATTCCCGATCCAGTTTCAGCAGCTCGCAGTCTTATAAATGATTGGAATTCTGGAAAAATcag ATACTATACTATGCCACCTGAAATTCCATACGAGTCCGTAGAAATCGTAAAACAAGCTGGAGATGAATTCGATATTACACTGTttgaaaaagaagaaaaaatgatGCTTGACACACTAGGACAGATGTCTGAAGACACCAAATTAGCTAGTATAGATGCAGTTTCTATTAAGAGTACTGTGCCAGTCAGAACTGCTtgtaatttagaaaaaaaa gtcaTCAAATTACAAGaggcaaataaaaaaaaggaaacgAATCGAGGCAGTACAAAAAGTACTGTaaatgtacaaaaaaataagagtGACGAAGATTCAGAAAGtgtaggaaatcaaaaattaaataaactcaaaaaaattcactttaaaaaacaaaagaaagAACGAATAAAACAAG aaaaaaaaacaactcaATTAGTTGATCAATTGGAGAATTTTACTATGGGAAATGATGCCgatgattataattttgacatagattttaatatgggccaataa